A part of Trachemys scripta elegans isolate TJP31775 chromosome 23, CAS_Tse_1.0, whole genome shotgun sequence genomic DNA contains:
- the FAM117A gene encoding protein FAM117A — translation MAGAAGASCCRGGVGGLQPLRATIPFQLQQRRGAGGDGGRAASVPCATAVEKTCRTRAPRVRRTSSLDTILGSYLLGQWPRDADGAFASCMNDKATQTPTSWHEVEVGKATASTHKRSASWSSTDHRREIAKLKQQLQRTKLSGKEKDRSSPLQGDHAVLGSVRDSPPGLPPASPVLRLSPCLHRSLEGLNQELEEVFVKEQGDEELLRILDVPDGHRAPAPPQRGSEDLLLLTLEPSSSSCSSLSLSPSPSVPLRSSPHTPARAATEELSSALDEPLPDPKEKESSQKSLPSLLEDGSPSPVLAFASSPRPNHSYMFKREPPEGCEKVRAFEEALSPSPDQNFLPSCPDKNKVHFNPTGSAFCPVSLVKPLFPNMGFLFRSFPTTPSPVPPGTFTSCQSTAPGPFLGSRKDSAADGFREVSKSPPLNFEHWKRTQTEESVLFHSSLVV, via the exons atggCGGGGGCTGCCGGGGCCTCCTGCTGCCGGGGCGGAGTGGGGGGGCTGCAGCCGCTCAGGGCCACCATCCCTTTCCAACTGCAGCAGCGCCGCGGGGCAGGCGGAGACGGCGGCCGGGCAG ctAGTGTTCCATGTGCTACTGCTGTTGAAAAGACATGCCGGACCAGAGCACCCAGAGTGAGGCGCACCTCTTCGCTAGATACCATCCTTGGATCGTACCTCCTAGGACAGTGGCCACGGGATGCTGACGGAGCTTTTGCTTCGTGCATGAATGACAAAGCTACCCAG ACTCCAACGTCCTGGCACGAAGTGGAAGTCGGGAAGGCCACTGCCAGTACTCATAAGCGTTCCGCATCTTGGAGTAGCACGGATCACCGCAGAGAG ATTGCTAAACTGAAGCAGCAGCTCCAGCGAACGAAGCTAAGTGGCAAAGAGAAGGACCGGAGCTCCCCACTCCAGGGGGATCACGCTGTCCTTGGATCAGTCAGG GACTCACCTCCTGGACTCCCTCCTGCGTCTCCTGTTTTgaggctcagcccctgcttacatAGGAGCCTGGAAGGACTGAaccaggagctggaggaggtgTTTGTGAAGGAACAAGGAGATGAGGAGCTTCTCAGG ATTCTGGATGTTCCAGACGGCCACAGGgcaccagcccctccccagagagGCTCTGAGGATCTTCTGCTGCTGACTTTGGAACCCAGCAGTAGCAGTTGCAGCAGCCtttctctttccccatccccttctgTGCCTCTCCGATCTTCTCCACACACCCCTGCAAGAGCAGCTACAGAGGAGCTTTCTTCTGCCCTGGACGAGCCACTGCCTGACCCCAAGGAGAAAG AATCTTCTCAAAAAAGTCTTCCTTCCCTGCTAGAGGATGGTAGCCCCTCTCCAGTCCTGGCCTTTGCCTCATCTCCTCGACCTAACCACAGCTACATGTTTAAACGGGAACCtcctgaggggtgtgaaaaagtccGGGCCTTTGAAGAGGCTTT aTCCCCCAGCCCTGATCAGAATTTTCTGCCCTCCTGTCCTGATAAGAACAAAGTCCACTTCAACCCAACTGGCTCTGCCTTTTGTCCGGTCAGTCTGGTAAAGCCTCTCTTTCCAAACATGGGCTTCCTGTTCAGAAGTTTCCCTACTACCCCCAGCCCCGTGCCACCAGGCACCTTCACCTCCTGCCAGTCCACTGCCCCAGGCCCATTCCTTGGGTCGCGGAAAGACTCCGCAGCAGATGGCTTTCGTGAGGTCTCTAAATCGCCTCCACTGAACTTTGAACACTGGAAGCGCACCCAGACAGAAGAGAGTGTCCTCTTTCATAGCTCTCTTGTGGTCTGA